Proteins found in one Halodesulfovibrio sp. genomic segment:
- a CDS encoding LysM peptidoglycan-binding domain-containing protein, which yields MQKNSDTHKIAFRTILLSCLACILLSACAPKPSKPVATLPVPVPEEPAVISEVVELEISGEPADEVVELQVPPADDAEPLSTEEIEALETRLNIDIEMDESDRKVVEQYFKYFTHRGRKTFQRYLSRCGTLLPHATEIFKDKGLPEEIVYLAFVESGFNAKAYSRAGASGVWQFMPYTGRKYGLKQNWWIDERRDPYKSASAAADYLLKLYNDFGDWYLAIAAYNAGEGKIGRAMKKTGAESFFELTQKNHKLSRRARLRKETKHYVPKFLAVVKIMRNLEKLGFEPADTVACEAISPIKVKGGTDLLALANDLNISWKTFYNMNTAFRRQVSPPDYEATAYVPSFKLQKAIAFLESDKSRPYAGWISYKVRRGDSWYRIGRRHGVPVAVLKKVNNRRSNMLRPGQRLMIPGSNSTQVAWRSPRAKTRAIAQKRGNYVVQRGDTLYDISRATGVSVKTLLSANGLRSAKRLRAGSKLYIPNQSRTTIAKKSSNKKDGKTVAYQVRRGESVWTIAKKFGVSYKDILRWNRLSKRSILRPGDSLTIYAN from the coding sequence ATGCAGAAAAACTCTGATACTCACAAAATTGCTTTTCGTACGATTCTCCTTTCGTGTCTTGCTTGCATACTCCTTTCGGCTTGTGCTCCGAAACCAAGCAAACCCGTTGCAACTTTACCGGTTCCAGTGCCGGAAGAACCTGCCGTTATCTCAGAAGTAGTTGAGCTGGAAATAAGTGGCGAACCGGCAGACGAAGTTGTGGAGTTACAGGTACCGCCTGCGGATGACGCAGAGCCATTATCCACTGAAGAAATTGAAGCACTTGAAACACGCCTCAACATCGATATCGAGATGGATGAGAGTGATCGTAAGGTTGTTGAACAATATTTCAAGTATTTCACTCACAGAGGTCGCAAAACGTTCCAGCGTTACCTTTCACGCTGTGGAACGCTTCTTCCTCATGCTACAGAAATTTTTAAAGACAAAGGCTTGCCGGAAGAAATTGTCTATCTGGCATTTGTTGAAAGCGGATTTAATGCAAAGGCGTATTCACGCGCCGGAGCGTCCGGTGTATGGCAGTTTATGCCATATACGGGTAGAAAATATGGTTTGAAACAAAACTGGTGGATTGACGAGCGCCGTGATCCATATAAGTCCGCATCTGCTGCTGCTGATTATCTTCTTAAATTGTATAACGACTTCGGGGATTGGTATTTAGCCATTGCTGCATATAATGCAGGGGAAGGCAAAATCGGTCGTGCAATGAAGAAGACAGGGGCAGAAAGCTTTTTTGAATTGACTCAAAAGAACCACAAGCTGAGCCGTCGCGCACGTCTTCGCAAAGAAACAAAGCACTATGTTCCTAAGTTTCTTGCTGTTGTAAAGATTATGCGTAACCTCGAAAAGCTTGGGTTTGAACCAGCGGATACCGTTGCCTGCGAAGCCATTTCGCCGATTAAAGTAAAGGGCGGCACTGATTTACTTGCTCTTGCTAATGATCTGAATATTAGCTGGAAGACGTTCTATAATATGAACACCGCGTTTCGACGTCAGGTAAGTCCTCCGGATTATGAAGCAACTGCGTATGTCCCGTCTTTTAAGCTACAGAAGGCTATCGCGTTTCTTGAAAGCGACAAGTCCCGACCATATGCTGGATGGATTTCATACAAAGTACGCCGTGGTGATTCATGGTACCGTATTGGACGCAGACACGGGGTTCCTGTGGCTGTGCTGAAGAAAGTGAATAACCGTAGGTCTAATATGCTCCGTCCCGGTCAGCGCTTGATGATTCCGGGGAGCAATTCTACGCAGGTTGCATGGCGTAGCCCACGAGCTAAAACTCGCGCTATCGCTCAAAAACGAGGCAATTATGTTGTTCAGCGTGGAGACACTCTTTACGATATCTCCCGCGCAACAGGGGTCAGTGTAAAGACATTGCTGTCAGCAAATGGACTGCGCTCTGCAAAACGTCTTCGTGCTGGTAGCAAACTGTACATCCCTAATCAGTCCAGAACGACAATTGCTAAAAAATCATCGAACAAAAAAGATGGAAAAACCGTTGCGTACCAAGTGCGCAGAGGTGAGTCTGTTTGGACTATCGCTAAAAAGTTCGGCGTATCATACAAAGATATTCTTCGCTGGAATCGCTTGAGCAAACGCTCTATTTTACGCCCCGGTGACAGCCTGACTATCTATGCAAACTAA
- a CDS encoding FAD-binding and (Fe-S)-binding domain-containing protein, with the protein MHSKPHKAFYKELLSVIPKERIYQDPLQVLAYGTDASFYRLIPKMVVDAETEEEVLYLLKLADTHRIPVTFRAAGTSLSGQGISDSVLVRIGDAWRNYRITENATRFVVQPGLIGSHANRALLPFGRKIGPDPASIDSAKIGGIVANNASGMCCGVAENSYKTLHSMRMALYDGTLLDTACEGSKKAFAEKHPEIIKGLNDIRERVMADGELSALIRKKFKIKNTTGYSLNAIVDFEDPYEILQHLMVGSEGSLGFISEVTYRTVVEPKYKATTLAMFPSLQDACLATMELKKQPVAAVELMDERSLRSVSDKPGMPDSIKNIAEGTTSLLIETASNDPFELEKQIEQIVSSIDTINKLEPVEFCHDPIQCAQFWAVRKGLFPAVGAVRETGTTVIIEDVAFPPERFADGVARLDELLKKYEYDLAIMFGHALEGNLHFVFTQDFGIGSEIDRYQGFMDEVCKMVATEYKGSLKAEHGTGRNMAPFVELEWGKQAHDLMREIKELLDPYNLLNPGVIINDDPRAHLTALKPLPAAHSIVDKCIECGFCEPICPSANVTFTPRQRITSLRELHRLKDSPSEQHKLKKMWAEYNYLAVETCATDGLCHTRCPVDINTGTMIKDLRAQNVSSFANSTADWVGRNFSTVAKGVQVALKGANLAHRLFGTSLMDAGAQGLRVISLKKIPLWNKEMPTSASPIKPVPVNQSNPDKVVYFPSCISRTMGPAKDDENKTDIPQKTIQLLLKAGYEVLFPSNMQNLCCGQAFASKGYTAQGEAKSKELSDALLAISENGKYPVLCDTSPCLHRMLDHMDKRLTLYDPIRFCLDCLPDKLEFAKLPRKIAIHPTCTVREMNLVEPLVQLANMCAEQVVLPHDVYCCGFAGDRGFSFPELNKSALADLPRQVADCDEAYSTSRTCEVGLSLHSGLQYKNIMYLVDDATVPKKE; encoded by the coding sequence ATGCATTCAAAGCCGCATAAAGCTTTTTATAAAGAATTACTGTCCGTCATTCCTAAAGAACGTATTTATCAAGATCCGCTACAGGTGTTGGCGTATGGTACAGATGCCAGTTTTTACCGCCTTATTCCAAAAATGGTTGTAGATGCAGAAACAGAAGAAGAGGTTTTATATCTTTTGAAACTGGCAGATACCCACCGTATTCCGGTTACGTTCCGAGCAGCCGGAACAAGTTTATCCGGTCAGGGGATTTCCGATTCTGTGTTAGTCAGAATAGGCGACGCATGGCGCAACTATCGCATTACAGAAAATGCAACTCGCTTTGTGGTACAGCCGGGGCTTATCGGTAGTCATGCTAACAGGGCGTTGCTTCCGTTTGGCAGAAAAATTGGTCCTGACCCCGCTTCAATCGACAGCGCTAAAATTGGCGGTATTGTGGCTAACAATGCATCAGGTATGTGCTGCGGGGTTGCCGAGAACAGCTATAAGACCCTGCACAGCATGCGCATGGCGCTTTATGACGGCACATTGCTCGATACTGCCTGTGAGGGCAGCAAAAAAGCATTTGCAGAAAAGCATCCTGAAATCATCAAAGGTCTCAATGATATCCGCGAGCGGGTGATGGCAGACGGTGAATTATCAGCGCTGATTCGCAAAAAGTTCAAGATCAAGAACACAACGGGCTACAGCCTGAATGCTATAGTAGATTTCGAGGACCCTTATGAAATCTTACAACACCTCATGGTTGGTTCCGAAGGGTCACTGGGTTTTATCTCAGAAGTCACCTACCGGACGGTTGTTGAGCCAAAATATAAAGCAACAACGCTGGCAATGTTCCCTTCCTTACAGGATGCCTGTCTTGCAACAATGGAATTGAAAAAGCAGCCTGTCGCAGCTGTAGAGTTGATGGATGAGCGGTCATTGCGTTCTGTGAGCGATAAGCCGGGAATGCCGGATTCGATTAAAAACATAGCCGAAGGCACAACGTCTCTACTTATAGAAACAGCTTCAAATGATCCGTTTGAGCTTGAAAAGCAGATTGAACAAATTGTTTCCTCCATCGATACCATCAACAAGCTTGAACCAGTGGAATTTTGCCATGACCCTATACAGTGTGCTCAGTTCTGGGCGGTGCGTAAGGGACTTTTCCCAGCTGTTGGTGCAGTTCGGGAAACAGGTACAACGGTTATTATTGAAGATGTAGCTTTTCCTCCAGAGCGTTTTGCAGATGGCGTAGCTCGGCTGGACGAGTTGCTTAAAAAGTATGAGTACGATTTAGCCATCATGTTTGGGCATGCTCTGGAAGGGAACCTGCATTTCGTGTTCACACAGGATTTCGGCATCGGTTCGGAAATTGATCGATATCAAGGATTCATGGATGAAGTCTGCAAGATGGTTGCGACAGAGTATAAGGGGTCGCTTAAGGCAGAGCACGGCACAGGGCGTAACATGGCACCTTTTGTTGAATTGGAGTGGGGAAAACAGGCGCACGATTTAATGCGTGAGATTAAAGAGTTGCTCGACCCGTATAATCTGCTGAACCCGGGGGTCATTATTAACGATGATCCGCGTGCACATTTAACCGCACTAAAGCCGCTGCCAGCAGCGCACAGTATTGTAGATAAGTGTATTGAATGCGGTTTTTGTGAGCCTATCTGTCCTTCTGCAAATGTAACCTTTACACCTCGTCAGCGTATTACAAGTTTGCGTGAGCTGCATAGGCTGAAAGATTCTCCATCAGAACAGCACAAGCTGAAAAAAATGTGGGCAGAGTATAACTATCTTGCTGTTGAAACCTGCGCGACGGATGGCTTATGTCATACACGGTGTCCTGTTGATATAAACACAGGTACGATGATTAAAGACTTACGGGCGCAGAACGTATCTTCATTTGCCAATTCAACAGCAGATTGGGTTGGACGTAATTTCAGTACGGTTGCCAAAGGTGTGCAAGTTGCGCTGAAGGGGGCAAACCTAGCGCATCGTTTGTTCGGAACTTCGTTGATGGATGCAGGTGCACAAGGGCTTCGAGTGATCTCGCTTAAAAAGATTCCATTGTGGAATAAAGAAATGCCAACAAGTGCAAGCCCTATTAAGCCAGTGCCTGTAAATCAAAGTAATCCGGATAAGGTCGTATATTTCCCAAGTTGTATTAGCAGGACAATGGGACCAGCAAAGGATGATGAAAATAAAACTGATATCCCGCAAAAAACGATTCAGCTCTTATTGAAAGCAGGGTACGAGGTTCTTTTCCCTTCCAATATGCAGAATCTTTGTTGTGGGCAGGCATTCGCCTCCAAGGGCTATACAGCTCAAGGCGAAGCGAAGTCTAAAGAGCTTTCCGATGCTCTGCTCGCAATTTCGGAGAACGGCAAATATCCTGTGCTTTGTGATACAAGCCCGTGCTTGCATCGTATGCTCGATCATATGGATAAGCGCCTAACCTTGTATGACCCGATTCGGTTCTGTCTGGATTGTCTGCCGGATAAACTTGAATTTGCAAAATTACCGCGCAAAATTGCAATCCATCCAACATGTACAGTTCGCGAAATGAATCTTGTAGAACCGTTGGTTCAGCTGGCAAACATGTGTGCAGAACAAGTTGTGCTTCCTCATGATGTGTACTGTTGTGGCTTTGCTGGAGACAGAGGGTTCTCGTTCCCAGAATTAAATAAGTCTGCGTTAGCAGATTTGCCAAGGCAAGTTGCC